The DNA region AACCGGCGCCATGGAAGCGGCGCGCCATGCAGGCGCCCAGGCGCCGCCCGGCCCCGGTGATCAGCGCGACCGGCGCCTCGCCCCCGGCCGGTCCCGGCTCAATCACGGAAGTTGTCGAACTGCAGGGGCTGTTCCAGCTTCTCGGCACGCAGGGCCGCAATGCATTCCTGCAGATCGTCGCGCTTCTTGCCGGTCACGCGTACCTTGTCCCCCTGGATCGCCGCCTGCACCTTGAGCTTGCGGTCCTTGACCAGCTTGACGATCTTCTTCGCCAGCAGCGTGTCGATGCCCTGGACCAGGCTGATGGCCTGCCGCGCTTCCTTGCCCGCCTGAGTCGGCGGCTCGGTCTTCAGGCTGGCGATGTCTACGCCCCGCTTGGCCAGCTTGTTGTGCAGAATGTCGCGCATCTGCTGCAACTGGAATTCGCTCTCGGCGCTCAGGCTGATGGTCGCATCGTTTAGAACGAATTTGGCGTTACTGCCCTTGAAGTCGAAGCGGGTCTCCACCTCGCGATTGGCCTGGTCCACCGCGTTGCTGACCTCGTGCAGGTTGACCTCGGATATCACGTCGAATGAGGGCATGGCTGTCTCCTTGAATTCACTAAATTTTCAGTTTTCGGTGCTTGCAGATAATCTCGTAGGCTTGGCGGATCTGCCGCGTCTTCTCGTTGGCCAGCTTCACCATTTCCTCGGGAAGGCCGCTGGCCACCAGCTTGTCCGGGTGGTGCTGGCTGATCATGCGGCGGTAGGCGCGCTTGATCTCGGCAGCCGAAGACGAGGGCTTGATTCCAAGCGCCGCGTAGGCGTCGGCCAGGCTCGGTTCCTGGCGCAGCACCCGCTGCTGGCGATAGCCCGAACCACCGGACTGCCGCCAAGCGCCAGCCACCCGCAATTGAGCCTCCAGCGCTGCGCGAATGGCATGAAACTCGAAGCGGGAAAACCGGAGACGATCGCAGATCTCAAGCAGCAAGCGCTCCTCCTCGGCCCGCAAGGCGCCATCGGCCAGGGCGGCCTCCAGTTGGATCTCGATAAATACACGAATCAGGGTGTAGCGCCGGTGGCACTCCTTGTGAAACTGCTCGAGCACCTCGCCCAACGGAAAATCGGCCCGCTTGCCATCGGTGAACAGGCTTACCGCCTGTTTGCGCATCTCATCGGACAGGTCCATGCGGCTCATGATGGTGCGTGCCGCGGCGATTTCTGCTTCGCTGACACGTCCATCGGCTTTGGCCACATGCCCCATCACCGCGAAGGTGGCGGAGTAAAAGGCGGTTTGCACCCTCTGCTGGTCACCCGGTCCAAAATGCAGGCCGAGCACACCCTCCGTCAGGTGGCGCCGGTCGAACTGGTGCCCCACGGCAGCCCCCAGGATGGCGCCGGCAGGCCCTCCCACCAGCAGCCCCAGCGCCCCACCGATGACCTTACCGAACCAGTTCATGGGCTGTGCCGTTGATTTATTTTATGCTTGCGATCAAAGTGGCAGAAAGTACATGATTGCCCGCTTTTCATAAAGCCCGCCACGCCGAGAGGAAGCATGAACCCGCCCGAAGTCCTTTACGAGACCGATCTAAAGAGCCTCGCCTTCAAAGCCCGCGGAAAAGTACGCGACATCTACGACGTGGATGAGCGCCACATGGTCATCGTCACCACCGACCGGTTGTCCGCTTTCGACGTTGTATTGCCGGACCCTATTCCCGGCAAAGGCCGCGTGCTCACCTCCGTCTCGAACTTCTGGTTTCAACGGTTGGCGCACGTCATTCCCAACCATTTGTCCAAGCTGAAGCTGGAGCAGGTCATCAGGGACCCGGCGGAATGCGCCCTTCTGCAAGGCCGCGCCATCGTGGTCCGCAAGTTGCGGCCGCTACCGGTGGAAGCGGTGGTACGCGGCTATCTCATCGGTTCCGGTTGGAAGGACTACCAGCGCGACGGCGCCGTCTGCGGAGTATCCCTGCCTCAGGGACTGCGCCAGGCCGAACAACTGCCCCAGGCCATCTTCACCCCTTCGACCAAAGCCGAACTGGGCTCCCACGACGAGAACATCGATTTCGCGCGCACCGTTGAACTGCTGGGAGCAAGCCTGGCACAGCAGGTGCGCGATACCAGTCTCACCCTCTACACGGAAGCGGCTGCCTACGCCCGGGAGCGCGGCATCATCATCGCCGACACCAAATTCGAATTCGGCTTGGACGAGGCAGGGCACCTTTTGCTCATCGACGAGGCGTTGACCCCCGACTCCTCCCGCTTCTGGCCGCTGGACCAGTATCAGGTCGGCATCAGCCCCCCCAGTTTTGACAAACAGTTCGTGCGCGATTACCTGGAAACCCTGGATTGGGACAAGACCCCCCCCGGCCCCAGACTGCCGGCGGACATACTGGAGCGTACCGCGCAGAAGTACCGCGAAGCGGAAACGCGGCTGACGGGCGCCGTTGGGCCCGCCTGAACCCACGGGGCCGCATGCGCGCCAAGACCCAGTTGTTGATCTGGCTCAGCCTTATCGCCGTGTTGGACACACTGCCCATCCCGATCTTGGCCCTGATCCTGTTTTACATCGTCCTGACCCGCCCGCCTGCCTTCAAATCCCTGGTCGACCGCCTCTACCAAGGCAACTGAAAACCGGCGCGGCGGGCGGGAAAATTGACTTTGCCAGCCTGAGGCTTTCCGTTTAGACTTCACGCCCCGCTGCTGGACACACCCTCCCGATGCACATAGGACCGTATCGACTCGATAGCCGCTTGATCCTGGCGCCCATGGCCGGGGTCACCGACCGACCCTTTCGCGCCATCTGCCGGAGTTACGGCGCGGGTCTCGCGGTGTCCGAAATGGTGAGCTCCAATCCTGCCCTGCAGGATGACCGCAAGACGCGCCTGCGTTGCGATCATCTCGGCGAACCTGAACCCCGCGCGATCCAGATTCTCGGCGCCGACCCGCTGCACATGGCCCAGGCGGCGCGCCTCAATGTGGAGCGCGGCGCACAGATCATCGACATCAACATGGGCTGCCCGGCCAAGAAAGTGTGCAACGTGGCGGCCGGCTCGGCGTTGCTCAGGGACGAAACACAGGTAGCACGCATCCTGGAGTCCGTGGTCAAGGCCGTCGAAGTGCCGGTGACACTCAAGATCCGCACCGGCTGGGACCTCCAAAACCGCAACGCCGTGCGCATCGCCAGACTCGCCGAGGACTCAGGGATCCAGGCCCTTGCGGTGCACGGCCGCACCCGCGCCTGCGGCTTTTCCGGAATGGCCGAATACTCTACAATCGCAGAGGTCAAAAGCGCCGTCGGCATCCCGGTGATCGCCAACGGTGATATCGATTCCCCGGACAAAGCCAGGTTCGTCCTCGACACCACAGGAGCCGACGCTCTCATGGTGGGACGTGCGGCCTTAGGCCGTC from Methyloterricola oryzae includes:
- a CDS encoding YajQ family cyclic di-GMP-binding protein; translated protein: MPSFDVISEVNLHEVSNAVDQANREVETRFDFKGSNAKFVLNDATISLSAESEFQLQQMRDILHNKLAKRGVDIASLKTEPPTQAGKEARQAISLVQGIDTLLAKKIVKLVKDRKLKVQAAIQGDKVRVTGKKRDDLQECIAALRAEKLEQPLQFDNFRD
- the dusB gene encoding tRNA dihydrouridine synthase DusB → MHIGPYRLDSRLILAPMAGVTDRPFRAICRSYGAGLAVSEMVSSNPALQDDRKTRLRCDHLGEPEPRAIQILGADPLHMAQAARLNVERGAQIIDINMGCPAKKVCNVAAGSALLRDETQVARILESVVKAVEVPVTLKIRTGWDLQNRNAVRIARLAEDSGIQALAVHGRTRACGFSGMAEYSTIAEVKSAVGIPVIANGDIDSPDKARFVLDTTGADALMVGRAALGRPWQFRTINAFLTEGLRLQDPEPTERHRVLIQHVQELHAFYGPMAGVRIARKHIGWYAKHWPGFALDRLKPLFSEEKPDRQIQLTRELFETAFRKLAA
- a CDS encoding phosphoribosylaminoimidazolesuccinocarboxamide synthase, which produces MNPPEVLYETDLKSLAFKARGKVRDIYDVDERHMVIVTTDRLSAFDVVLPDPIPGKGRVLTSVSNFWFQRLAHVIPNHLSKLKLEQVIRDPAECALLQGRAIVVRKLRPLPVEAVVRGYLIGSGWKDYQRDGAVCGVSLPQGLRQAEQLPQAIFTPSTKAELGSHDENIDFARTVELLGASLAQQVRDTSLTLYTEAAAYARERGIIIADTKFEFGLDEAGHLLLIDEALTPDSSRFWPLDQYQVGISPPSFDKQFVRDYLETLDWDKTPPGPRLPADILERTAQKYREAETRLTGAVGPA
- the djlA gene encoding co-chaperone DjlA; the encoded protein is MNWFGKVIGGALGLLVGGPAGAILGAAVGHQFDRRHLTEGVLGLHFGPGDQQRVQTAFYSATFAVMGHVAKADGRVSEAEIAAARTIMSRMDLSDEMRKQAVSLFTDGKRADFPLGEVLEQFHKECHRRYTLIRVFIEIQLEAALADGALRAEEERLLLEICDRLRFSRFEFHAIRAALEAQLRVAGAWRQSGGSGYRQQRVLRQEPSLADAYAALGIKPSSSAAEIKRAYRRMISQHHPDKLVASGLPEEMVKLANEKTRQIRQAYEIICKHRKLKI